Genomic window (Tribolium castaneum strain GA2 chromosome 2, icTriCast1.1, whole genome shotgun sequence):
GCACACACATTAGATCATTCCTGACGCAAGTCGTACTAAAAGACAATAGAAATGTGCCaggaatgaaaaataaatatttcgggGAGCAGGTGTCTGGCTATAAACGACGTCAGAGTTTTATGTCGGttgtaaattgatttttgataTCGGCGATTAGTCAGAGAGTGAGGTGAGGTAAATTGGAAACACTTCCCCCAAAGTTGCGTTTAATTgagcatttaattttaaccgTGAGTTGTTTGGACTCGTACTATAAATTGCTCTAAAAATATCTAACGGGCTTCAGAGCAGGTACgtacttaattaatttgagtGTCTGGGTTTAATAAGATTTTGTGTGGATTCGCTAATACGAGTCTAATTGCAACATTAATGATTTTGCGAGACGAGGAGAGATAGTGGTTTAATATAAGCACCAGGGACGCTCGCTGTGTAAACAGATGGGTCATTATACTCGACTCTTGGCTGGAGGATTGGTGGCTCTTATCACAGGAACGACATCCATCAGTTTATCATACGAGGAGATGactgtgttttattaaatatatacTACAGACTGGGGACGTTTCAAgcctaattaattaagaacaaAGCTCGGAAAGATTGAAAAATCGATCATAATCTAACGGAAAGTTTATACATGTGGGtggtttaatcaaaaattaaatttctttgtaaatgaAGCAATAAAAAGCCACATGCACAGTTTGTGTTTCTACCAAAGTAATGAAGCAGATTGTGTGAAAAATATGAACTTCGTTTACTCAACGTACAAACTGGGAGTTTATTATTCTTCAAAAACAcggatttattttttgacgaaaattatttataatttgggTTAGGATTGGggttatgaaaatttaatgttgcATCCCTTGTCACTCAAAATAGAAATTAATTCTGAAGCGATTTTTTCctagtaaatatttaattgcaaattggTTTTATGACGAAATGCTGAGACTTGTTAAAAGATGTTTTCTTGATGATGTGTTTCCGTGGATGGTAATTAAGACCACCATTGAACAGttttttattgacaaaataaCGTATTACAGCAATATGTGTCtacaaattgataaaaatgccAACAGAGGAGATTATTTGTAAGTTTTAATCGTAATTTATGACTCTGATTGTTGAGGAAACGTTTCGATTTGAATTATTAGCATTGCCAAGTTACAAAATAGTGTTGTAGCGTCTCtcgagccaattttgtattatgtggataaagtagtatttatttttatccttttttattaaaatttttgttagtaacttatgtcagaggttcatgtcgaaaataatttcaaggttattcggaagtaaagataccgttgggggcgccactgagctaggtcgaaaacagtaaccataaatggcgggaaaatgtttatttggatattttgagcgttgtacgaattttggggcttcacaattattacattgcctatgcggaatgattattgcatctttgatgcaagaaacttatgttgacaaatgagagatgacgaggaaaacgcgaataacgaatgactgtttggttcactttctttattggaaaattattacaaaaacattgaaaagcctaccttttggcataatttacgtttaaatgtatcagcagttgttaatctttattgtagttttgtagatttaccgcagcatttcatgattttttcagtggaaaattctaacctaaaattcataacactttcactaatttattggtttcttgagccaaactttgtgttcgctgtgatccattacttataatctttaattagacaactgtttgataacactttgtaatcaaaatttaaatatttttcactttttatccactttcaagttccaacaataaacactttataccacgaaaagctacagaaccaaagtcaacgctagtatttaccaccacgtacctttaaagtaattctttctattgtaagtaattaacactatacacgcaaaattgttgaacaattcattaaatgtcagttaaatgtggcattacgaaaatttctttactgttttcgacatagttcaaaagtcatcaccagagggcgtctagttaattttatttccgaaatgCATataatgacataattttacgtcaaatttaaccagggacgtaggaaacgtatatatatataaatatacctacaaatattaatgttcacatttccgaaatttttcgatatttattttaatattaaatacataacttatAACATACatcaatgctaaaaatgcttttctttcagtcacaatttttagttaaacatctcgtcccaaaaattggtcatcaagaacACTTCATATTTCCcgtcgtctttttaaattgCCCGAATAATGATATTGAAGGTCTTCTCgtgtgaaaaacgtaacaaaatcgtgaattccaATATCTTCATAATTTGATacagaatctaaagttcacgtagatgctaaaggcggccaagcagcgacaggttcaagtttgctaaaaattagacccaattttgggttcaagtacctacgtatttggcaaatgcatagacaaattctcaaaatctcatagattttgtacataacattatttagacaatccacttttccaaatactggttaataataaacgtaaaacttggcaggaaaggttcaatttctctctctttcatcgttgattaccatttcttaaagttaaggaaaaaatgtttattgaagtgtttagacgtaaaattcttatACTCACAAggaaatctcttttaaaatttggagttcatattaagaaaaacagtgaattgacgacgactgccagtctAAACCTTTTCTAAGCGCAGTTAGTtgacgaaaaatggaaacattttttgaccaaTTTATTTGACTCTTCGCCAAATTTGaagtgtaacaccactgatttctatcccaatttgttttttttacacattccaacGGACGTACAtgcaacaaaatttcgaaaattgacattcagtgtcCACCCTTATTGAAAACTCCTGCCAAATCAGCTCACGTTTCGGTGTAAAACTGAAACGAAGTAGCTGATATCGACTGACGACACTGTGGGCATCATTAATCACCATCAAGCTCGGATTTACCATCTATAAAGATTACTTTTTTAGTGTGTTCCGTTCCCTATCTcacacaaattatttatttagctCTCCATATCGGTAAAAGATAAGTTAACAAAATGGGAAATAAATTACGATTCGTTTGTAATTCGATACTTGACTTGCCCTCCTCTTTTTGACTTGATTACATccgagttttatttttatgcagaGGCGTTGTGCTGTTAAACAATCACGGGAACTATTATTAGATggctgttattatttttatagagTAGTGGAGTTGTTATTGTCAATTATGTTCCATTGACACACGGTTcaattaatggaaattttcTAAAGTGTGGGCTAGGGAATTTTCCCTTGCCAAATTAGGTGCCAATTATTGTACTAAAAAAAGGAAATTCTAACAAAATTTACCGAAAAACACGATTTCAGGAAAGATATAGATAAAATAGGTGAAGTACACTTTTCTTTAATGTAATATTATCTacttattattaaattctaataaaatgttttaacattaaaaatataaaaatattgtttacctttccattttatatttaattaacctTATGTGTAACACCATTTAGATCGAAATCCCATCTTCAAAACATTAAATCATTCcataaataaatcataaaataatataattttcaaaagcAGTTGTGTTTTTCTCGTTCTAAACTATGCTACATCTTTATAGTAACATTTTTGACGACATTTTCGTCAAATgaggcaaaaataataactcattcgATTTGTCCCCGCGAAgtaagtgaatttttttctgaaaacattgctaaaatgctgaaaaagtaaattaatggAATCTGGTCTTCTTTCGCTGATAAATCTTATACAAAAAAGGTCAAAATAATGAGGTTTTCGATTTTCGGTTTTGATTTTTGGGTCTGTTCTAGTGAGTTTCTGACTCTAAAGACGTATACGTAGTAAAACGATTGAAAAAGCCAAGAGTAAGGTAATTTTTCATGAATTATTTCTGTGTCTGTTTAAAGATAGTTGCGCGAATAAAATGaatgtttattataaaaatgtgctcttttaatgaaattttgcgaaaagaGTGATTATTATCTGTATCTCGCCATAAAGTGAGCTACTCAATTGGTTCAATTAAGCTAGAACAATGTTAAATTCGatcaaatttgattattttttaagaatcttTGCACAGTAAGTGAGTTTTTTACTCACAAATAGAAACATTTAACGAAAAAATCTACAGTAATGTCATTTTCAgtctttatttgttattattttttataataattattaatatgtttaattaaactaaGTACATacttttccagttttttaagggaagcttgacaaaaaaattgtttctcaCTTTAAAACGAACTACatacaaaagaattttttttattaggtaCTTActgttagttaaaaaaacgaTGTCTATATTAAATTTAGCGGAATACTAAAATGACGTTATTGTCAATCTTAGTCTAGGATCTTAATTGGAAAATGGACATCGTATtgtaaagaaattttgcaaaagcaAATAAGTTTTCAGCTCAAGATTACCCAATTTTCGCTTAAATTCGATATATACTTTGtcgtatttttgtgaaattactCAGAATTGGAGTAAAGAATTTCAATTTCGCTGCAAGGTACTAATGTAGtcattttttgatgaaatttttctaaataagtgagtttttgATTGAGAAACATAACTGAAAAAGGTTTGATAAAagacaaaagtaataattgtCAACTTTTatagataataattttttaagataatattaataaattaataatatagataaaaattactggaccaaaacaagttttttcgACGTCATTGGAGATTTTAATCAGAAGAACTTTTTCACGCATTTTTATGAAATCACTCAGAATAGGCGAAAAGAACCTTAATTTTGCTGCAATGTAgtcatttttttgacgaaattttgctaaataagtgaatttttgGATGAAAGACCTAACTGAGGGGCTTGATAAAGGATAAACGTAATAATCGGCGACCTTATTAGATAATACCTAGGTCTGTTTTTACGCTAGAAAAAGGACATAcaactttttgaaaattattttaaacaataattatctacgtgttttatttttgaatgtttagagaaattttgcaaaaaaaaatattttctcactGGATCAAAATAAGATcttatatttttaagttttttttgcttatccTGAGAAATTCTATAAAAATACGTCACTTGGAAATTTACAATCGTCAGATAAATTCCGGATAAGTTATTTCTAGTATAATTACTATAAttacaattgttacaacaatttattttttaaaatttatcctCAATATAAAGTTATCCgacgattgtaaaatccaTCCTTAAACGAACTTTTCAACGTATTTTTATGGAATTTCTCAGAATAAGCGATAAAAACTTTCGCTACATAATGTAGTCacttttgacgaaattttgcttaataagTGAGTTTTTGGTTGAAAGACACGACTGAAAGGCTAGATAAAAGACAAAAGTAGGAATAATTGTCGACTTTTATACATAAAATTTTGGTCTGTTTGAGTAAAATTACGCCAGAATAAGGTCAAAAAAcgtttgacaattattttaaattatatctAATTAATTATCTACGTGTTTTTCGACTGTTTCTagacaaattttgcaaaaaaaatactttctcACTGgatttattgaattaaaataagaTCTTGTTTTCGGTGTCActtggaaattttttgttgtattagaaatttcgcagattaattgagtttttaacCCAAAGTaacataactttttttggCCTGATGATTAGTGCCTTGAACCCACGTGCCGCCACTGAGACACAGCacgtttttgttttcttccaCATTAGGTagttttcgtttaatttaggACTCTACGTCCCTTTTGAATTAGTTTGACTGAAAGTTTCtcttctgaaaaaaattgatgggtCCAATAATGAGTTAATGACCTGTTTGCAATTTGATGGTAGTTTTACGACATCATAAATCAGCACAGGTACCTTCACAACTGCTGGCCCCATCCTCGTCCATtgttattatagaaaattataatttatggtTGTGTCAGTCAGCAAATAATAAcggtttttttttgagtgaaacATCTCGTATCGATTATGCGAATCCGAAATTCATTCATAATTCCAGCCAGACTTCCTGTAATTTTCCCCGAATCACCTGCTGAAAACTGAAGAGAACTTCGGAATCGTAAAATCGATACGCGGATGCTGTGCAGAATGCAGACAGAACGTCTGGCTCTCCCGAACGCAAAAACTCAGTTATGAAACCGAGTTGCAACCgcatttctaaaaatttcctAATGATTGTTTTTGCAGAAACCCCCAATCAAAATGGAATGCGGCGTGACGGGGGGCTACACCAACGGCACCACTCCGGCCGGCATCCTGGCCGACGTCCGGTCCGAAAGGTCGCCCTCGAAGACGGGCCTCCACGTCAATTTCAAGGACAAAGGCGAGATCAAGGAGCGCAGAGAGAAGTTTCTCACTGCCAAATACGGACACCATCAGATGAGTCTCATCAGAAAACGACTGGCTGTGGAAATGTGGCTTTACGAAGAGCTTAAAAAGCTCTACGAAACTTCGGTAAGCAAAGTGTGTAATTTTTCATCCGAGATAATGCAAAGTCTAGACTCTAATTTAGGCGATTGAATCAAAAAAGAACAATCTGTTATAATTTAGGCAAACTTTTGAAAATGAATAATACTTGGGGCGTTACCTTCATGCCATTTTTGCTCCGAGGGGTCGGAAATTTACCTGAGACTAGCACAAAGGAGCTAGATAGCTCCTAaacatcaaaataaaattctccGAGAGTTATTTCAGGTTTGAACTGTGTTCACACCACGTACTGCTTTTCCTAATTGCATGTTATTGATTGTTACTCTCATAAACACTTGTACATTGAACTCTATAATTATTTCATGACGTGCCATTGTGTTAAAGCAGtggattattaattttattattaattgattAAACAATAGCACAGGTCATTGTTGAATCATTTTTCAATCCATTTTATCGCTGCATGAATTCATGccgaagaaaaaataaatagtacaatgggtaaaattatttattgctttattaATGGTTCATTAAAACTTATTGTTATGCAAACTGCACCCTTGCTGTGATAgtgcaaaaataagaaagttgaaattctaattctatttttaaaccattgcgattttttttatttcatttttttatttatttgtatttggactttttattattgaagCTGTATTTGACTGAACGACaatttttgcacttgtttaaaaacataCGTTGAGCTTTAGTGatttctctttaaaaaaataactcgcaCTTAAATAATACGTTAATTTTCGTTCGTTTgtcgttatttttttcaaaagcagccaattttttgagaacagcttaatttaattaatttaattaattttaataattgtagCTTTCTTCATTACTTTTTATCAGAGTTATTTGCAAGAAGCAAATGGCTAcgaaaaatatcgtcaaacATTTGGTCTCTTCACAATTTGtctaaaccaaactttcttcattatttttcaactttttggaGCTACTTCCTTTgggttaagtgtttctaacgtaaaatgacagGTGGAATACAAATTTGCAGGAATCaaatcgctacgactaaccgttccgacaatatcgtcaaaaatttagtctcgTCACACGTCACAATTTGtctaaaccaaactttcttcaatATCTTTCAACTTTTTGGAGTTACTTCCTTAggattgagtgtttctaacgtaaaatgaccggcggaatacaaatttgcaagaatcaagtcgctacgactaaccgtcggaaaatatcgtcaaaaatttagcctcgtcaaaatttgtcgaaaccaaactttcttgattatttttcaactttttggaGTTACTTCTTTAGGGTTGAGTGTtactaacgtaaaatgaccggcggaatacaaatttgcaagaatcaaatcgctacgactaaccgttccgaaaatatcgtcaaaaatttagtctcgTCACACGTCacaatttgtttaaaccaaactttcttctttatttttcaacttttggGAGTTACTTCTTTAGggttgagtgtttctaacgtaaaatgaccggcagaattcaaatttgcaagaatcaagtcgctacgactaaccgtcggaaaatatcgtcaaaaatttagcctcgtcaaaatttgtcgaaaccaaactttcttgattatttttcaactttttggaGTTACTTCTTTAGGGTTGAGTGTtactaacgtaaaatgaccggcggaatacaaatttgcaagaatcaaatcgctacgactaaccgttccgaaaatatcgtcaaaaatttagtctcgTCACACGTCacaatttgtttaaaccaaactttcttctttatttttcaactttttggaGTTACTTCTTTAGGGtagagtgtttctaacgtaaaatggcCGGCGGAatacaaatttgcaagaatcaaatcgctacgactaaccgttccgaaaatatcgtcaaaaatttagtctcgTCACACGTCACAATTTGtctaaaccaaattttcttcaatatttttcaactttttggaATTACTTCCTTGggattgagtgtttctaacgtaaaatgaccggcggaatacaaatttgcaagaatcaaatCGCGCCGACTAACCGTTccgaaaatatcgtcaaaaatttagtcacgtCACACATCACATATTGtctaaaccaaactttcttcattattttttaactttttggaGTTACTTTCTTAGGGTTGAGTGTttgtaacgtaaaatgaccagCGGAatacaaatttgcaagaatcaaatcgctacgactaaccgttccgAAAATAgcgtcaaaaatttagtctcgTCACACGTCACAATTTGtctaaaccaaattttcttcaatatttttcaactttttggaGTTACTTTCTTAggattgagtgtttctaacgtaaaatgaccggcggaatccaaatttgcaagaattaattcgctacgactaaccgttcggaaaatatcatcaaaaatttagtcttgtcacAATCTCTGTATTatgtattaattattatgtattataatgtattaattaaaaaccaaactttttaatta
Coding sequences:
- the LOC658375 gene encoding protein phosphatase 1 regulatory subunit 14B isoform X1, with product MASKLRRPPLFPYNDSVFVPQGFTREAAKPPIKMECGVTGGYTNGTTPAGILADVRSERSPSKTGLHVNFKDKGEIKERREKFLTAKYGHHQMSLIRKRLAVEMWLYEELKKLYETSKQVDDVNNDEVEVDIDELLDMDNDDERRRHLQNLLINAKGPQSDVKKFINDLLDKAKTL
- the LOC658375 gene encoding protein phosphatase 1 regulatory subunit 14B isoform X2 is translated as MECGVTGGYTNGTTPAGILADVRSERSPSKTGLHVNFKDKGEIKERREKFLTAKYGHHQMSLIRKRLAVEMWLYEELKKLYETSKQVDDVNNDEVEVDIDELLDMDNDDERRRHLQNLLINAKGPQSDVKKFINDLLDKAKTL